One genomic window of Gossypium hirsutum isolate 1008001.06 chromosome D11, Gossypium_hirsutum_v2.1, whole genome shotgun sequence includes the following:
- the LOC107903059 gene encoding LIM domain-containing protein PLIM2b, with product MAFSGTTEKCRSCDKTVHFIEMVSVDGVPYHKTCFRCSHCKGLLVMGSHCQREGNLYCKPHFEQFFRGTGSYTSKDKPNGLQRAPSKVASLFSGTQDKCGVCKKTCYPLEKVTVEGEIYHKNCFRCAHGGCFLTTSSYAALDGFLYCKHHFAQLFKEKGSYSHLTKTSSMKRSPSGGKFDAESDSEPKSEYNRTGTEAQPDP from the exons ATGGCTTTTAGTGGGACGACAGAGAAATGCAGGTCTTGTGATAAGACTGTTCATTTCATTGAAATGGTATCTGTTGATGGTGTACCTTATCATAAGACTTGTTTTAGATGCAGTCATTGCAAAGGCCTTCTTGTG ATGGGAAGCCATTGTCAAAGGGAAGGAAACCTTTATTGCAAGCCTCACTTTGAGCAATTCTTTAGGGGAACCGGGAGTTACACTTCCAAAG ACAAGCCCAATGGACTG CAAAGGGCACCAAGCAAAGTTGCATCCCTTTTCTCTGGCACACAAGACAAATGTGGAGTCTGTAAGAAAACTTGTTATCCTTTAGAAAAG GTGACTGTGGAAGGTGAAATATACCATAAAAACTGCTTTAGGTGTGCACATGGAGGTTGTTTTCTTACAACATCGTCATATGCCGCATTGGACGGTTTCCTGTATTGCAAGCACCATTTCGCTCAATTGTTTAAGGAAAAAGGCAGTTACAGTCATCTAACTAAGACATCTTCGATGAAGAGAAGCCCCTCTGGCGGGAAATTCGATGCCGAATCTGATTCGGAACCGAAATCGGAATATAACAGAACCGGAACCGAAGCTCAACCTGATCCATGA